Proteins found in one Miscanthus floridulus cultivar M001 chromosome 4, ASM1932011v1, whole genome shotgun sequence genomic segment:
- the LOC136551776 gene encoding uncharacterized protein produces MPDAIPACFRTAATPGGRASAAASGSGGSGAGTSLATSVYDTRLGLAALSWSRAALGLSLRAVLRVPSAAASDDGGECECECDDEEATVAVRVRPWLLWRRRGSKRFRVRGRRVVDLAWDLSRARFPPSGGSPEPCSGYFVAVVVDGEMAVVAGDMAEEAYRKTKARRPPGPGPVLVSRREHVSMRDGGGRGHRTCVVVRGKQREISVDLVSRAAAQGGQGRERDRAEVGMSVSVDGDRVLHVRRLRWKFRGTEKVDLGGGDRVLVSWDLHNWLFPAPDTSPPDAAVAAASLTAAAAPPAHAVFVFRFKLAGCNGEERDPADDAKEKELLDKAGGGGGGWAGYVGRWGRGGDWSESSSNGEKRRRKRGQASRLAKASSSSSASVASSSASWASGSTVMDWGSPEEAELQSGDGFSLLVYAWKN; encoded by the coding sequence ATGCCCGACGCGATACCGGCCTGCTTCCGCACCGCGGCGACGCCCGGCGGCCGGGCGTCGGCCGCCGCATCGGGGTCCGGCGGCTCCGGGGCGGGGACGAGCCTGGCCACGTCCGTCTACGACACGCGCCTCGGCCTAGCCGCGCTATCCTGGTCGCGCGCCGCGCTGGGGCTCAGCCTCCGCGCCGTGCTCCGCGTCCCCTCCGCGGCGGCGTCTGACGACGGCGGCGAGTGCGAGTGCGAGTGCGACGACGAGGAGGCGACGGTGGCCGTGCGCGTGCGGCCGTGGCtgctgtggcggcggcgcgggtcCAAGCGCTTCCGCGTGCGGGGCCGCCGCGTGGTGGACCTGGCCTGGGACCTCTCCCGCGCGCGCTTCCCGCCCTCGGGCGGCTCCCCGGAGCCCTGCTCGGGGTACTTCGTCGCCGTCGTGGTGGACGGCGAGATGGCGGTCGTCGCGGGGGACATGGCGGAGGAGGCCTACAGGAAGACCAAGGCGCGACGCCCGCCCGGGCCGGGCCCCGTCCTCGTCTCGCGCCGCGAGCACGTGTCCATGCGCGACGGCGGAGGACGCGGGCACCGGACCTGCGTCGTCGTGCGCGGCAAGCAGCGGGAGATCTCGGTGGATCTCGTCTCGCGCGCCGCCGCCCAGGGCGGCCAGGGGCGGGAGCGGGACAGGGCCGAGGTCGGCATGTCCGTCTCCGTCGACGGCGATCGCGTGCTCCACGTCCGCCGCCTGCGCTGGAAGTTCCGCGGCACCGAGAAGGTGGACCTCGGCGGCGGCGACCGCGTCCTCGTCTCCTGGGACCTTCATAACTGGCTCTTCCCCGCGCCCGACACCTCGCCACCCGACGCAGCCGTCGCCGCTGCCTCACTCACCGCGGCCGCGGCTCCGCCCGCGCACGCCGTCTTCGTCTTCCGCTTCAAGCTCGCCGGCTGCAACGGCGAGGAGCGTGACCCAGCCGACGACGCCAAGGAGAAGGAGCTGCTCGACAAGGccgggggaggcggcggcggctgggcagGCTACGTTGGTAGGTGGGGGAGAGGGGGGGACtggagcgagagcagcagcaatgGCGAGAAGCGGAGGAGGAAGAGGGGGCAGGCCAGCAGGCTGGCCAAGGCGAGCTCCTCCTCGTCGGCGTCAGTGGCGTCCTCCTCCGCGTCGTGGGCGAGTGGCTCCACTGTCATGGACTGGGGCAGCCCCGAGGAGGCCGAGCTGCAGAGCGGCGACGGCTTCTCCCTCCTCGTCTACGCCTGGAAGAACTAG